The Microplitis demolitor isolate Queensland-Clemson2020A chromosome 9, iyMicDemo2.1a, whole genome shotgun sequence genomic sequence ttatgtaattataatataaataatacgaaattatttttttctttcttaatcgaaaatatagattaaattgctctttatatttcataaaaccgagtagttgtagtaaaatgaacaagtagaacatataaaagtttcaattgaacgttagtaggttcgtccagtagccagcgttcaaacccagcaatcagaaggacggcagttcgcgcccagagcccagcagaattttcaccgagtttttttcacgttatttacttcacttaaatagtttaaacgttaatgatcacaaactctagtactttaataataataaattttttttttgaattgaatttatgtgttttttcgatgcatgggccaagtctggcaaccaagcatgggccaggcCTGGCAACCAAACATGGGTCAGGTCTGACAACCAAGGTTGGACCAGGTCTGGCAtgcaagcatgggtcagggctggcaaccaggcttggcacccagttatcattccagacttctaccaaggctggaacaaggctggcttacaagcttggcccagagttcaacatagttgaaccaagcctgagccaagcctgggcccgtcgtactttcctgtCTGGGTCGGGACAACAGATTTTTAGCGTCtcccaaaaaaattgttacaatgcagtgattttttttaagcgaaAAAGTTTgtcttttcttttcaaaattttcatttttaatttgtaattaaacagTGTCTTGCATCATTAATTCaaactatttttgaaaaattgagcaTAATCAGTACGATATGTTCGAAGATATtgcaaaaatcaaaattttcaaatatgttttttttcggataacttGTAAAGTACTTCATGGATTCATTCCAAAATATATCCAGCTCTAAAATTTACAAGGTACGTCGagtgccacctcaaccatcaaaatcggttaatttatttcaaaataaaccgTTATCGaaagaatttcgaaaaattgtttctaattaaattcaaattgtttaacTAATCAATTAAAGTTGTTTTTGAACGTTAATGATTAAGAAACTGGATTGAATGCCACCTtgaacgtcaaaatcggttcattattATAACCGGGCAGCGTTGGTATACGACATGAGAgtgcggctctctcgctgtctctgtctgaatttggtctttctctGTCTCTCATATTACAGCCTGATTGCTAAGTTTGGCTGGGTTAAGCGCTAGACCACAGGGGATGATttcgcgcagcaggtgaccgtaagtcggtcatgtgcgcataattaggtaggggtcatcggaggttgggACCTGAGACGTCTCGATCAGGATCGACATTCAAGTCCAAGCTATCGACTCGACATTCAAGTGCAGGCAATCGATTCAAACGACACTCAAGTCAAAGTGCTGATACATACAGCCTCGTTACTCGTTGCTCGATTgtgaaaactgtaaaaattctaaattattttgctctctctataaactggtttataaaaccaaattttGTTAAGTTGATTATCTAAGTGATTTGTGTGAGAGTATCCAGCACCAAGTCCAACATCAACAGCCAGGATCCGGAAGAGAAGGTCCAACATGCAGCGGCGTCCAATACCATCAGTACGTCGAAcacaataaaatccagataagatttatgataaaattattatatttttatatctctctcttcaacgtcaATCTAgtgtgaataattattatttatttcccatGTCCATTAAATCGttacatgtaaataaatttgttttttttgtcactagacacttatttattcatagaagaaatttaatttatataaaggggaaatttgtaaatatttggggatttggttaaataaaattaattatatataataattaaattaagtctcaaagaaattacttttcatcaccagtgtcttagagaataagtttaatttcagccgcgtgtccggtcaaaacgagtcgacctactctctgagatctatttcccgcATTTCAGAACCAgcgatataataattataatttatatttataattaataattaattattgaatcgggaaattttgtaactgtcgttcgtggctactggacacgaagtagccaaggTCACCGTTATATTATTTCTAAAGATATTGATGacgataagttaaaaaaataatattttataccaTTTCTTtcggataaataataataaaatgtactaAAATATGTTCAAAATCATCCCAACTGTTAGTCTTATTGGTCTCTCTTGATCACctcataattaaatgcaacttcatctttaatttaaatataaataaaacagctGATTccattttgaaattgatctaTATATCAAGAGGTTGAAAGTTATATTtgtataactattttttatacaaaattttattttaaaacattctcAAAATCTACCTGACCaatcgaatttaaattcataggGCTTCTGTTAAATGTAGAATCCTTTTATATTCCTTTGTATCATTTCAATAGGACGGTTTGCTTAAAAGTTTTAAGATATTGAAACACATACATACACGCGCAGAAATCCATCTGGAAATCATCAGGATAGCTTCTTAGGACTTAAAAAcgtcaaaatttgataaaaactcaattttcgaaaatcggactgaaatcattaacttcccgaattttcattgcgggaagttaaaaattgtcttaggatttaaatattatccaACCATTGACAAAATTGGTTGTTTCTATTTAATACCGGTCTCTTTGCGTAACGTCTTCagaacatagaaaaaaaattatggttcTTCTATccatgatattatagtaaaaCATGTGTAGTAGCGAGTACTCGATATGTGCTAAAGGGCACTACATAAATAGTACTGATTTTACTATACGTGTGGTTCAGGTTATTCCAAGGTTATTCCTTTACTCCAATTTGTAGTAACCTAAACTACAGCTGCTGTTGTAGCAGCTATAATTTCTTGTCCGTGaaagtttactttttataaaaaaatttattatgtgtgTATTTCAGATATATAAGATGCTATGAACGTCGAGCTCACGGTTGTCCTGCTCGgggaaaaataacaaatgatGAACTTGATTTATCGATCGTTCATAACCATGTAAGAAATCCTCAGTTGCAGAAATATTGCATCTTTCAAGATGCATTGTTTATTGCGGCAACGGCACGCCCTTATAGATCCCTGAAAGTTATATTTGACGATTTGAGTGTGCAGTAAGTTTTTTCAGTagctacgatttttttttcgacacatacatatatctatatctatatctatactaatatataaatctataggCTCTGTCTGTACATGGTgattttatttcgaattatgcgtcaaatatcatttttatgacCTACTCATACTGTATCTAccttttttagaattttcgtCTGTCTGTCTCTCTGTCGGTTTGTACCTTTATAACTAATCAACCACTTATCTGAttgagatgaaattttttatacatatacaagaTGCTGTCACTTAAAATATAGGctactttttaaatcaattataaatcagAATTCgggtatataaattatttttctaaaagtataagaaaaaaacagttaaattacaggcatcaattgtttttattccattagcgtcaattgtttttatataacgcgtatcaattgttttttatattttttttttttagattagattttgtttcatttatcAATTGTTTCTGTCAATTGAATCGTCTATCACATTTCATTAAGCAGTCAAAATAAGAGTGTCTAATCTGACTTATTTGTAACTAAGTAAGAATgtaaatctatttaatttattacttgaatttttttaatttattgtatgatatataggattaaaaagacaaaattaCGTATCTTACgcaatatgtaaaataaatgaagatcataacctataaataatcatttatattatttataaacaatttttgtgcattaacttatataaaaaattggattCAAAAGATAAAGATAAGTACTTGATTTCACTTAGTTatctatagtaatttttatttttgtatgctAAGGTAACCAAGATTGACCAATTCAATATAACTTatcgtaattaataattttatattttagactAGCCGCTACCCGTGGCTTCGCACACGTAAGTTCtacaatacatatattagtattataataagatttactaaataattcaagtaaatatatatatatatatatatatatatatatatatatatatatatatatatatatatatttatcaatatatatatatatatatatacatgtaaaatatacatcataatataaacataaattttattattgtatatatatggttACCTTCTCTTTTTTCTAGGATAAATAATTCCATAAGGATcggttttagaaaaatcaatattatattgcttcatcattttgttttaaataaattagtttttaaatttaaattttattttataagattttattcatttattataattatttccagatgcacaaaattattttgttaattcttTTATGTGTGATAGAcgttatgaaaatataatttagtaaataaacagttttttttttttaattactttaattagcTAACTTCacgttttcataaaatttatttatcacatttcaattatttttatttactaattcatATAGTATTATCAACATAAAATATTGgttcaatataataattttgaactgaaaaaaatggcGGTAAATCACTAtgacttagaatttttattggaacaagcaaataaattattcagtagAGATAATTGGGCTcatgaaataattgatcaaacaATTGGTAATATTTTGCTTTTGAAATAACTgtaattgatagttttttttattcatctaaaaattatttataaattaaaattttttaatttattatttagattttgtaaatgaaaataataaaattgtttatgttGGGTGTTCGACGGTGGTAAGAGTTCTTCTCAAATCTGGAAGATTTCATGAAAATGTAGGGTTTCATGAAGGCGTGTCTGAGTCCACTGGGAAAGCTTTCGAGGATGCGAGAAAAGTTgctatcatttaaaatattatttgtaatcttaaatattattatgataactACTCTATtaactactaattttttaataatagatatCATACACGGATGCCCTCTATAGGACATTACTATCATTCGAAGAATTTGGCgaactgataattaaaattgaagaaaaaaaaaaagattagaaaaacaaaaaaaattaaaaaatgattggataaaaaaaagtaataatatattgataaaataataagaactaatcctgattaaacaaagcgatttactcaataataaatatgtatctatatagcATTAAGATTAaatcgttttgaattattttgaatcgtttcttttaatcagggaattaattaattgctatcataatataaacatttgatatttaatatagatATGGTGGAAGCTACAGTTAGTAATAAAATCTTAGAGGAAATGGAAAAAGATTCGATGAcagaagtttaattaaaaaataattgatttaataagaattacgttatgtgataattaattgttcataaaaatattttaattgctatTGACATgattttagtataattataataatgagaCTGACTATGATGATTATAGGAAACATAATACTTGAAAATGAATCGAAATAAGCTCAAAGAACATAAAAtaacatacacatacatacatatgtatatatatatatatatatatatatatatatatatatatttacttgaattatttagtaaatcttattataatagtaatatatgtattgtaGAACTTACGTGTGCGAAGCCACGGGTAGCggctagtatatatatatatatatatatatatatatatatatatatatatatatatatatatatatacatatattgtgTCATTTTAaggctatatttttttt encodes the following:
- the LOC128668643 gene encoding DNA repair protein RAD52 homolog, which gives rise to MAVNHYDLEFLLEQANKLFSRDNWAHEIIDQTIDFVNENNKIVYVGCSTVVRVLLKSGRFHENVGFHEGVSESTGKAFEDARKISYTDALYRTLLSFEEFGELIIKIEEKKKD